A genomic segment from Aquila chrysaetos chrysaetos chromosome 11, bAquChr1.4, whole genome shotgun sequence encodes:
- the LOC115347934 gene encoding steroidogenic acute regulatory protein, mitochondrial-like yields MLRATVKLCCGIAHDHLRRLPGLKITAVAAVQKDVRGLVVRGSRRLHSKIPRYIQRLMGKETATCPESDGDASPSRFSSTDLSYITQGETALQRALSILQQHTSWQAETMLDAGATVSSAALPGLGKVFRAEVVLAVPVARLHQELFERIEQMPQWNPTLSQVKVLQRVGTDTLVTHEVTAPSPGNLVGQRDFVSVRHRGRRETAVYLVGTATHVEPLPLQEGCIRAESRLSCIVLQPLAGDPDRTRFTWLLSMDLKGWIPTSVINRVLPQSQADFIEHLRRHLSAAACP; encoded by the exons ATGCTGCGGGCCACCGTCAAGCTGTGCTGCGGCATCGCCCACGACCACCTCCGCCGCCTGCCCG GCTTGAAGATAACAGCCGTTGCGGCAGTACAGAAGGACGTGAGAGGGCTGGTGGTAAGAGGCTCCCGTCGCCTGCATTCCAAAATTCCTCGTTATATTCAGAGGCTGATGGGGAAGGAGACAG CCACGTGCCCAGAGTCTGACGGAGACGCCAGCCCCAGCCGGTTCTCCAGCACGGACCTCTCCTACATCACCCAgggagaaacagccctgcagcgAGCGCTgagcatcctgcagcagcacaccAGCTGGCAGGCAGAAACGATGCTG gACGCCGGGGCCACCGTGTCCAGCgctgccctccctgggctgggcaAGGTGTTTCGGGCAGAGGTGGTCTTGGCCGTGCCAGTGGCACGGCTGCACCAGGAGCTGTTCGAGAGGATCGAGCAAATGCCCCAGTGGAACCCAACCCTCAGCCAGGTGAAG GTCCTGCAGCGCGTCGGGACGGACACGCTGGTGACGCACGAAGTCACCGCTCCCAGTCCGGGCAACCTGGTGGGCCAGCGGGACTTTGTCAGCGTGCGGCACCGCGGGAGGAGGGAGACGGCCGTCTACCTGGTGGGCACCGCCACCCACGTCGAGCCGCTGCCCTTGCAGGAAGGGTGCATCAG GGCCGAGTCCCGGCTGAGCTGCATCGTCCTACAGCCGCTGGCGGGGGACCCCGACCGTACCCGCTTCACCTGGCTCCTCAGCATGGACCTGAAG GGCTGGATCCCCACGTCTGTCATTAACCGCGTCCTGCCGCAGTCCCAAGCAGACTTCATCGAGCACCTCCGCCGGCACCTCTCGGCCGCCGCGTGCCCCTGA